One segment of Clavelina lepadiformis chromosome 2, kaClaLepa1.1, whole genome shotgun sequence DNA contains the following:
- the LOC143445758 gene encoding voltage-dependent L-type calcium channel subunit alpha-1D-like isoform X1, with the protein MYQVLLEEEEEKEEPKEKKPYQGRTICSKEISEHVLRICGLNYEPTTVGCEVPARGGLKQHNYRTTEIQEPNRPEARTVSFGGTVTCQSEEDSYRTFHLSTDLIQGASADTTEENSKTANGLVASLAVSVAAAGEGAPPGNPGNCGGASGTIQGVDWSKVIVAARDQYKVMHGTSKKRKMVQDIGKAKTSLLCLPLNNPFRKACIKIVEWRPFDILILMTIFANCVALAIFIPYSNTDANKTNEILEKVELFFLGIFTVESVLKIIAFGFIFDPNAYLRNGWNLLDFAIVVVGLFSLAFEFAEVGSADKVRALRAFRVLRPLRLVSGVPSLQVVMNAILRAMLPLLHIALLVIFVIIIYAVVGLEVFKGRLHNTCYKNSTGEREDDPAPCAMLGENGRQCAEGYYCAGGWKGPSKGIINFDTFYFSVITVFQCITMEGWTDVLYDVNDAVGSSLPWIYFVSLIIIGSFFVMNLILGVLSGEFSKEREKANARGEFQKLREKQQLDEDVRGYMDWISQAEDIDPDNDEDEIAENHHSDGYEDARSEDTAAQADENWWQQQRKKLCKTCYSKRWKRWNRKSRRRCRLIVKSQAFYWLVIVLVFLNTLSLATEHYLQPDWLTKVQELSNKILLGIFTLEMLLKMYALGVQVYFVSLFNRFDCFVVCGGIVELVLTGAKVMEPLGISVLRCVRLLRIFKMTRYWNSLSNLVASLLNSIRSIAGLLLLLFLFIVICSLLGMQLFGGRFQTNKEKRVIRSNFDTFLQALLTVFQILTGEDWNVVMYDGIDAYGGANSWGLLVSIYFITLFVCGNYILLNVFLAIAVDNLADAESLNIAQKEKEEEKKRKKTLRLKKLRKLFKKKETISIDNSGVQETTDGVFTDDIAASNNDIPLQQLRSLSLEHIKPEVRIEVTEASETNSDRHLPDQSDSESEPEVPIGPRPRRLSELHLHEKATPMPQATSFFIFTTTNPIRKWCYFIANNSVFNNGIFVCIMLSSISLACEDPINPDSYLNFILEHFDYVFTGIFAAEIVIKMIAYGVVLHKGSFCRNYFNLLDLLVVIVSIISIFGNSETISVIKILRVLRVLRPLRAINRAKGLKHVVQCVIVAISTIGNIIVITTLLQFMFACIGVQLFKGRFYSCTDGRVLTEEECHGIYVIWPTVGDDKHPEGAENGERLWINNDFHFDNVMNAMLALFVVQTFEGWPGLLYKSIDSWKEGRGPVYGSRPAVALFYVVYIIVIAFFMMNIFVGFVIVTFQEQGEKDYKNCELDKNQRQCVEYALKAKPVRRYIPKNPWQHKAWFIVTSSYFEYFISGLIFVNTVCLAIQHYQQSQDLTTILNYMNLVFTAVFTLEMIFKLIAFKPTHYFTDPWNIFDAIIVVGSIIDVTAAKTRSSGDAKAFSMNFFRLFRVMRLVKLLSRGEGIRTLLWTFLKSFQALPYVALLIVLLFFIYAVIGMQVFGRIKPKDDSEINRNNSFQTFFQSVLLLFRCATGEAWQDVMLAATWGKECETVPDLNGTGFVTPQYDCGSNFAYAYFLSFYMLCAFLIINLFVAVIMDNFDYLTRDWSILGLHHLDAFITAWAEQDPEATGRLKHLNVVNMLRRIQPPLGFGKLCPQRMACRRLVTMNMPLNSDGTVMFNATLFALIRTSLNIKTEGNIDQANEELRVVIKKIWKRTSTKLLDQVVPPAGNDDVTVGKFYATYLIQNYFRKFRERKAAAKLADAKGNKLANVNHKDVVSLKAGLRALQEAGPQLKRAISGNLAPDEEEGSASADDEPGHRRRHSLFGMLRRHSSASPSLLANRRPLKVEDNSKKRHSGRFLATSHSPMTNELTPKSMCNVVIDAYQAHLSDSATSDEETLRRSRRSSTSTEGNVTDAATATNPENKHSAHNRAAVTNGENVNLNNSSSNYSFSSFPTEDELDSVEETYPQQEAIGYYCQQTAYHKPVDKCARKKNRWKDQDTYVCQKASVLYPLLQASTQDDETDCECQERSFRCDKQSPRYNNPSTSCTYCDATLSTLTRQTCMQCTCESCQWNSRTDGYTNIPITVAEASSFDSDYYDVDYRSDFRTKNHESGFHEPLLESTVGDINAVSSLQAGSAFSRPGQKRSTARRILPAPPLPSNKRTSTSCLNQTDDGLVVPNFQSPQNNHKRMSTPLVDLSGITVPEPDQHAQSVSLNNRSVSTPNITCDHNHQPLVQCADLIEQVFVSEGLQSLATCRACVAATTLELAGACDLSLEELNNAASAYACSSCHRCSNNDFVDDRPTSSRDAYFDRVNCNSQAEK; encoded by the exons GGCTGAATTATGAACCGACTACAGTTGGTTGTGAAGTTCCTGCTCGCGGAGGACTTAAACAGCACAATTACAGAACTACGGAAATCCAAGAGCCGAATCGACCTGAAGCTCGCACTGTTTCATTTGGTGGTACAGTTACATGTCAAAGCGAAGAAGATTCATACAGAACGTTCCACTTATCTACTGACTTAATTCAAGGAGCGAGTGCCGACACAACTGAAGAAAACAGCAAAACCGCTAACGGACTAGTAGCTTCATTAGCTGTATCTGTTGCCGCCGCTGGAGAAGGAGCTCCGCCTGGCAATCCTGGAAACTGTGGAGGAGCTAGTGGAACTATTCAGGGCGTTGACTGGAGTAAAGTCATTGTAGCTGCAAGAGATCAGTATAAAGTTATGCACGGAACGAGTAAGAAAAGGAAAATGGTTCAAGACATAGGAAAAGCCAAAACATCTCTGCTTTGTTTACCTTTGAATAATCCTTTTCGAAAGGCATGCATTAAAATAGTGGAATGGAG GCCTTTTGACATTCTTATATTAATGACCATCTTCGCAAACTGTGTGGCTCTTGCCATCTTCATCCCGTATTCCAATACTGATGCAAACAAAACCAACGAAATACTG gaaaaggtggaattgtttttcCTTGGCATATTTACCGTGGAGTCAGTTCTGAAAATTATAGCTTTCGGTTTTATATTTGATCCAAATGCTTATTTGCGAAATGGATGGAATCTTCTCGATTTCGCCATTGTGGTGGTTGG GTTGTTCAGCTTAGCATTCGAATTTGCCGAGGTTGGAAGTGCTGATAAAGTACGTGCTCTCAGAGCTTTTCGTGTTCTTAGGCCCTTGCGCCTCGTTTCTGGCGTGCCCA GTCTGCAGGTTGTAATGAACGCCATTCTTCGTGCCATGTTACCACTGTTGCATATTGCACTTttagttatttttgtaattatcaTATATGCCGTAGTTGGACTGGAAGTGTTTAAAGGGAGATTGCATAACACATGTTACAAGAATAGCACAG GGGAAAGAGAGGACGACCCGGCACCATGTGCCATGCTAGGAGAAAATGGGAGGCAGTGTGCTGAAGGCTATTACTGCGCTGGCGGTTGGAAAGGCCCGTCCAAAGGCATTATAAACTTtgacacattttatttttcggtCATAACCGTCTTCCAGTGTATAACTATGGAAGGATGGACTGATGTGCTTTACGAT GTAAACGACGCTGTAGGGAGCAGCTTGCCCTGGATTTATTTTGTGTCTCTTATAATCATTGGTTCCTTCTTTGTCATGAATCTTATTCTTGGTGTCTTGAGCGG ggaattttcaaaagaaagagaAAAGGCTAACGCTCGTGGGGAATTTCAGAAACTCcgtgaaaaacaacaattggATGAGGACGTGAGAGGATATATGGATTGGATCTCGCAAGCAGAGGATATTGATCCGGATAACGATGAAGATGAGATAGCAGAGAACC ACCACTCCGACGGGTATGAAGATGCCAGGAGCGAAGATACTGCTGCCCAGGCCGACGAAAATTGGTGGCAACAACAACG AAAGAAGCTTTGCAAGACATGCTACAG taaAAGATGGAAGCGCTGGAATCGCAAATCTCGTCGCCGTTGCCGCCTAATAGTAAAATCCCAAGCCTTTTATTGGCTGGTGATTGTGCTAGTTTTTTTGAACACGCTTTCATTGGCAACTGAGCACTATTTGCAGCCGGATTGGTTAACTAAAGTGCAAG AACTGTCGAACAAAATTCTGTTGGGCATCTTCACTCTAGAAATGTTGTTGAAGATGTATGCACTTGGGGTGCAGGTTTATTTCGTATCTCTCTTTAATCGATTCGATTGCTTTGTCGTGTGTGGAGGAATCGTCGAACTTGTTTTAACTGGAGCTAAG GTAATGGAACCTCTTGGTATCTCGGTGTTAAGATGTGTCAGACTCCTTCGAATATTCAAGATGACCAG ATACTGGAACTCTTTGAGCAATTTGGTCGCTTCTCTGCTAAACTCGATTCGTTCAATCGCGGGACTTCTTCTTTtgctgtttctttttattgttatctGTTCATTACTGGGGATGCAGCTTTTTGGAGGtcgatttcaaacaaataaagaaaagagaGTTATTCGATCCAACTTCGACACCTTTCTACAGGCCCTCCTAACTGTGTTCCAG atTCTCACGGGAGAAGATTGGAATGTTGTGATGTATGATGGAATTGACGCTTACGGTGGGGCAAATAGTTGGGGTCTGTTGGTATCTATTTATTTTATCACACTCTTTGTTTGTGGAAATTATATACTTCTAAATGTCTTCTTGGCCATCGCTGTTGACAATCTTGCGGATGCTGAGAGTTTGAATATTgctcaaaaagaaaaagaagaagaaaaaaagagaaagaaaACACTAAGACTAAAGAAGCTTAG aaaactatttaaaaaGAAAGAGACAATCAGCATTGATAATAGTGGCGTGCAAGAGACAACCGACGGAGTCTTTACAGATGATATTGCTGCATCTAACAACGACATTCCACTCCAGCAACTAAGAAGCCTCTCTCTTGAACACATAAAGCCGGAAGTCAG AATCGAGGTAACTGAAGCATCTGAAACTAATTCGGATCGACATCTTCCGGATCAGAGCGATTCTGAATCAGAGCCCGAAGTTCCAATTGGTCCGAGGCCTCGACGTTTGTCGGAGCTTCATCTTCATGAAAAAGCGACTCCTATGCCGCAAGCAACGtcattttttatcttcacaacAACTAATCC aaTTCGAAAGTGGTGCTATTTTATTGCCAACAACAGTGTTTTCAACAACGGAATTTTTGTCTGCATTATGCTCAGTAGTATTTCACTTGCCTGCGAAGATCCAATCAATCCTGACTcttacttaaattttattctcGA GCATTTTGATTACGTTTTTACTGGAATATTTGCTGCcgaaatcgtcataaagaTGATTGCTTACGGAGTGGTTCTACATAAAGGATCATTTTGCCGCAACTATTTCAATCTTCTTGATTTACTTGTAGTTATCGTTTCAATAATCAGCATCTTTGGAAA TTCGGAGACCATTTCGGTGATCAAGATACTTCGTGTTCTTCGCGTTTTGAGACCGCTTCGTGCTATCAATCGAGCGAAAGGCTTGAAACACGTCGTTCAATGCGTTATTGTTGCCATTA GTACTATTGGCAACATCATCGTCATCACCACCTTACTTCAGTTCATGTTTGCCTGCATTGGTGTGCAGCTGTTTAAAGGAAGGTTTTACTCTTGTACGGATGGTAGGGTATTAACCGAGGAAGAATGCCA CGGTATATACGTAATATGGCCTACGGTGGGTGACGATAAACATCCGGAAGGTGCTGAAAATGGTGAACGTCTGTGGATAAACAACGATTTTCACTTTGACAACGTTATGAACGCCATGCTCGCCTTGTTTGTCGTGCAGACATTTGAGGGTTGGCCCGG GCTTTTATACAAGTCAATTGACTCATGGAAAGAGGGTCGTGGTCCAGTCTATGGTTCCCGGCCGGCTGTTGCACTTTTTTACGTCGTCTACATCATCGTGATCGCTTTTTTCATGATGAATATTTTCGTCGGTTTCGTCATCGTTACATTTCAAGAGCAAGGAGAAAAAGATTACAAGAACTGCGAACTTGATAAAAATCAG AGGCAATGTGTCGAATATGCATTGAAGGCGAAACCAGTACGACGCTATATTCCGAAAAATCCTTGGCAGCATAAGGCTTGGTTTATTGTCACTTCATCGTACTTTGAGTACTTCATTTCGGGCTTAATATTTGTCAATACGGTTTGCCTCGCTATCCAG CACTATCAGCAGTCTCAGGATTTGACTACAATTCTTAACTACATGAACCTGGTTTTCACAGCCGTCTTTACGTTAGAAATGATATTTAAACTAATTGCCTTCAAACCAACG CATTACTTTACCGACCCTTGGAACATCTTTGACGCAATCATCGTAGTTGGTAGTATCATTGACGTCACTGCAGCCAAAACAAGAAGCTCT GGCGACGCGAAAGCATTCAGCATGAACTTCTTTCGACTCTTTCGAGTTATGCGTTTGGTAAAATTACTCAGCAGGGGTGAAGGTATACGAACACTCTTGTGGACTTTCTTGAAATCTTTTCAG GCCCTCCCTTACGTCGCTCTTCTCATTGTGCTTCTATTCTTCATTTACGCTGTGATCGGGATGCAAGTGTTTGGCAGAATTAAGCCTAAGGATGATTCGGAAATTAATAGAAATAacagttttcaaacatttttccaaTCCGTGCTTCTACTCTTTAG ATGTGCTACGGGCGAAGCTTGGCAAGATGTAATGTTGGCAGCAACTTGGGGAAAGGAGTGTGAAACCGTACCTGACTTGAATGGAACCGGTTTTGTGACTCCACAGTATGACTGTGGAAGTAACTTCGCCTATGCTTACTTCCTGTCGTTCTACATGCTTTGCGCTTTTTTG ATTATCAACTTATTCGTGGCTGTCATTATGGACAACTTCGACTATTTGACTCGAGATTGGTCCATATTAGGACTACACCATTTAGACGCATTTATAACCGCTTGGGCTGAGCAGGATCCAGAGGCAAC AGGCCGTCTTAAGCATTTGAACGTCGTCAACATGCTTCGTCGCATTCAGCCCCCGTTGGGATTCGGCAAGCTATGTCCGCAGCGAATGGCTTGCCGCAGATTGGTGACAATGAACATGCCGCTTAACAGCGATGGCACTGTCATGTTTAATGCAACACTTTTTGCACTCATAAGGACTTCCCTTAACATAAAAACAGAAG GAAACATCGATCAAGCCAATGAGGAACTCAGAGTTGTTATTAAAAAAATCTGGAAGAGAACTTCTACAAAATTACTAGATCAGGTCGTTCCTCCTGCCGGAA ATGACGACGTGACAGTTGGAAAGTTTTACGCCACCTATCTCATTCAGAATTATTTCCGTAAATTCCGAGAACGCAAGGCAGCTGCGAAACTCGCCGATGCTAAAGGAAACAAGCTGGCCAACGTGAATCACAAGGATGTAGTTAGCTTAAAG GCGGGATTGCGAGCATTGCAGGAAGCAGGTCCACAACTTAAACGTGCCATCTCCGGAAACCTAGCTCCGGACGAAGAAGAAGGAAGTGCTTCTGCAGATGATGAACCCGGACACAGG AGGCGACACAGTTTGTTCGGTATGTTGAGGCGACATAGTAGCGCTTCCCCATCTTTATTGGCAAATCGAAGACCACTCAAAGTTGAAGATAATTCCAAGAAACGACACAGTGGAAGGTTTTTAGCCACATCCCACAG TCCAATGACAAATGAATTGACGCCAAAATCCATGTGCAATGTTGTTATTGATGCCTACCAAGCTCACCTCTCCGACTCTGCCACAAGCGATGAGGAAACTCTCCGAAGATCGCGTCGTTCGTCTACATCAACTGAAGGAAATGTAACTGACGCAGCGACCGCCACGAACCCAGAAAACAAACACAGCGCGCACAACCGTGCTGCAGTCACGAATGGAGAAAACGTAAATCTGAACAACTCCTCTTCCAACTACAGCTTTTCCAGCTTTCCCACCGAAGACGAGCTGGATTCTGTCGAAGAAACGTACCCTCAGCAAGAAGCAATAGGTTACTATTGTCAGCAAACTGCATATCATAAACCTGTCGACAA ATGTGCAAGAAAAAAGAATCGATGGAAAGATCAGGACACCTACGTTTGTCAGAAGGCGTCAGTTCTGTATCCGTTGCTGCAAGCATCAACACAAGATGATGAAACTGACTGCGAATGTCAAGAGCGATCTTTTAGATGTGACAAACAAAGTCCTCGTTACAACAATCCGTCCACATCTTGTACATACTGTGACGCCACTCTGTCTACTCTTACTCGTCAAACGTGCATGCAGTGTACTTGCGAAAGCTGCCAGTGGAATAGTAGGACTGACGGATATACGAACATACCGATCACAGTAGCAGAAGCATCTAGTTTCGACAGTGATTATTATGACGTAGACTACAGGTCAGATTTTAGGACTAAAAACCATGAAAGTGGTTTTCATGAACCTTTATTGGAGTCGACCGTAGGTGACATCAACGCTGTGAGCAGTCTACAAGCCGGTTCGGCATTCTCACGTCCTGGTCAGAAACGCTCGACAGCCCGAAGAATTTTACCAGCTCCTCCGCTTCCATCCAACAAGCGCACTTCAACTTCCTGTTTAAATCAAACAGATGATGGCCTTGTAGTACCTAACTTTCAATCTCCGCAAAACAATCATAAACGAATGTCCACGCCCTTAGTAGATTTGTCTGGTATAACTGTTCCTGAGCCAGATCAACATGCACAATCGGTTTCCTTGAACAACAG ATCGGTAAGCACACCAAATATTACTTGTGACCATAACCACCAACCGCTTGTTCAATGTGCTGATCTTATAGAGCAG GTATTCGTATCAGAAGGGCTCCAGTCATTAGCCACCTGTCGTGCGTGTGTTGCTGCAACTACGCTTGAGCTTGCTGGTGCATGCGACTTGTCGCTGGAAGAACTGAATAATGCAGCATCGGCCTACGCGTGTAGCAGCTG TCACCGCTGTAGCAACAACGATTTTGTGGATGACCGACCTACATCTTCTCGTGATGCTTATTTCGATAGGGTTAACTGTAATAGTCAAGCAGAAAAGTAG